From the Palaemon carinicauda isolate YSFRI2023 chromosome 4, ASM3689809v2, whole genome shotgun sequence genome, the window CGTACGTACACACTATCAACACAGTCCCTGTCAACACTCCCAGTTTACCACACATGTCCGAAAGTATTTGAACATTTCTTCCTTGCCGTTTCTACAGGCGAAATTGTTGAGGTACATTATCTCAGTTTCTTATCGACCCATTAACATTGTCAGGTTTGTgagaatgtgaatgaaagaaaaggggagagatatattaattttttttcttatcaataatttttgactagttttgttttccctgtgtcgatgatgggctgccctgcattggtggggttattgtcctttatttgaaaaaaaaaatatatcagtttctatgtttatcaatataccgaaatatgttgagagaccgttgctaagattactgcaaaattttgaagatgtatattttgttttatttatttttccttcatattgtaaaaatcataagttaatggtctcaaattttactatttgcaaaagaagatgtactaataaccaccacttcatgattatctcaaccatatgatcagtgaccgagtcagagaggtagagtcagcgagtagggctgtattagagagagagagagagagagagagagagagagattcatgtgtatatatatatatatatatatatatatatatatatatatatatatagggctatattagagagagagagagagagagagagagagagagagagagagagagattcgtgtatatatatatatatatatatatatatatatatatatatatatatatgtatgtatataaaatttagttataaatgtttgtatctctatctctctctctctctctctctctctctctctctctctctctctctctctctctctctatatatatatatatataatatatatatatatatatatatatatatattatttcctctccttttttccttcttttccttcaaggttaatttaacgtccaaggctggatgtatttcttatattgtctcaattttctgccaatctcgtgtttagcctcaaaattttcaaaaaattttggatatatctttctccctctttctctgtccTTCTCACTCATTGATCATGTAGCTGTGATAATCATACTGTGGTGGTTATCATCAAGAGGTGAAAAATACCTTAATTTACAAATGCATATTATCTTGATCGCAGATACGTTTTGCCAGTTTCACTCCAACTACGTTGCAATGAGTGCCAAGAAGCGGAAGTATGACGAAGATTATATTCGTGTCACCCTCCGAAAGGGTGACACAGAGGTCCCACAGTGCGTGATATGTTACAAGACTCTGAGCAATGATGGAATGCGACCCTCACGCTTGGAACGCCACCTGCAAACAGCACATCCTGGTCTAGTTGACAAGCCAAAGGcattctttgaaacaaaaaaaacacaccttgaagcaagtgaaaatggatgacagcggggtatttcgacaacaatcatcaatcatactaccgctagagagttatggggtcttttgactggccagacagtactacattggatcctcctctctggttacggttcattttccctttgcctacatacacactgaatagtctggcatattctttacatattctcctctatccttatacacctgacaacacagattaccaaacaattcttcatcacccaaggggttactgcactgtacttgttcagtgccactttcctcttggtaagggtagaagagactctttagctatggtaagcagctcttctaggagaaggacactccaaaatcaaaccactgttctctagtcttgggtagtgccatagcctctgtaccatggcttttcactgtcttgggttagagttctcttgcttgagggtacactcgagcacactctcctatcttatttctcttcctcttgttttgttaaagtttttatagtttatataggagatatttattgttgttactcttcttaaaatattttattttccttttttcctttccgcactgagctattttccctgttggagcccctgggcttatagcatactgcttttccaactagggttgtagcttagtaagtaataataataataataataataaaaggttgttGAGGCTTCTTATGAAATTTCCATGTTGATTGCAAAGAGCAAGAAGAGCCATAACATTGGAGAGACTCTCATAAAGCCAAGTATACTATGTGCAGCTCAACTCATTCTTGGTAAAGATAGTGCAAATAAGCTTTCCCAAATTTCCCTGTCAAACGATACAGTCCAGAGAAGGATCCATGAACTGTCTCAAGATATCAAAGAACAAACACTCGAACTAGTAAGAGCCTCGCCTGTTTTTGCAATCCAGTGTGATGAAACGACCGATATCGCTCAGTGTGCTCAGTTCTTGATGTATGCTCGTTTTGTGTCAGGCAACAATATAAAggaggaaattttgttttgttgccccatggaaagttgtacaacagcagatgccatttttaaagttacatcagacttttttaaggaaaataaactttcttgggactcactaataggggtgtgtactgatggagccccagccatggttggcctgcgttctgggttcatcacaaaggtgaaagaaaaaaaatccttctgtaataagtacacactgcataattcaccgtgaatctttagcatccagaactttgcctgATGAAATGAGGGATGTTCTAAACGTGGCTATGAAGGTAGTAAATTTCATCAAATCTGGAGCCTTAAACAGTCGTCTCTTCAAATTATTGTGTAAGGATATGGATTCTGAACATGAAGCCCTGCTTTTTCACACAAACATATGATGGTTATCAAAAGGAAACATGCTTGAAAGGCTTTATGAGCTACGAGAAGAAGTAATAATATTTCTAGATTCACAGCAGAAGGCAGCCCTTCATGACAAATTCAAGTCTGACAGCTTTCAGATAATTCTAGCTTACTTGGTGGATATTTTTGAATCTTTGAATGCAGTGAAccttaaactacaagggaaaaataTCCACATCATCTCTCACCACGACACCATTCGAACTTTCATGGCCAAACTCGACCTCTGGAAAGGTCGAATTCAGCAGGGAAATGCAGCCAGTTTTAGGAACTTAGATTCTGGGTTCGCTCATGGTAACCTTGACCCTGAGTTAAAGATCCTTATAATCACTCATCTAAGCAGCTTGAAAGCAGAATTCACGAAATACTTTCCAGACATAGATGACATGCGTGAATCCTGGAAATTCATTAGGAATCCTTTTCAGTGTGAATTCGCTAATGTTGCTGAGGAAAttcaagaggagtttcttgagttaAAGTTTAATTCCACAGCTAAGGATGAATTCAACGATTTGGATTTGGAGACATTCTGGATTAAATACCATTCTGTGTACCCTCTGATCTCACATCAGGCTCTTCGGGTTCTAACAATGTTTGGATCAACTTACCTGTGTGAAACTGCATTTTCTACGCTCActgctataaaaacaaaatacagaaaccgcctggatgtggaagatgatttacgttgtgcactctctaacattaaacctcgtattcaagatctggtatccaagaagcagtgtcaggtatctcactaaataagttaagcaagttatcctgtagaagtgaaaatgtcaattatctcactttatttcctacttagtaaattgactatacaacccataaggctttttttattccttttcatataaaatctgtaagtgaaatttatctttatatgcaagggggggggggcgtggcgataaaaaaataattgtggagggggcatggtagtaaaaggttgagaaccactggtctACACCTTAAGAAGGAAGATCTACCTATTATTCATCCAAGGTCTACCTATATAACTCCAAGGGCTACCTATATAACTCCAAGGGCTACCTATATAACTCCAAGGGCTACCTATATAACTCCAAGGGCTACCTATATAACTCCACGCATGGGAGATGATGATGTGAGTACAAAATCATGTTTCCGGCGGATTGCTTTTTAAAGTTGATGCAAATTTGGTGGGACGTTCAGCGATCATACGAAACTGGGAGGCAATGGGTtcctgtcattatatatatatatatatatatatatatatatatatatatatatatatatatatataaaactaccacCATTAACAAACGAAAAGGAGATGAGTCATCCCTTGCATACGCCGGGTTACCTCTTCAATatgctcggcgtcaatgaccttacatgtcagATGCCAGaacacttcaaatcaatcaatcaatcttcaataAGCAATTCCTGATTAGATCGGTTTGCAAAACCAATTAATGATTTCCCTATTTCTATACGAGAAAGATAAGCCTAACATTTATACAGTTATCGGAATATTTCAACAATATCACTAAACGTTTTGTAGCGCCCACTTAACCCGATAAAACCAGATAGATAAGTATgagtgatatacatacatataccaaaggcacttcccccaattttggggggtagccgacatcaacaaatgaaacaaaacaaaaaaggggacctctactctctacgtccctCCAGCCTCTTATGTCTGGCTCCGTCTTAGACACAGCAAGGCGAATATCGTTCCCAACATCAAGACGGTTTCTGAACTTCGTGTC encodes:
- the LOC137639780 gene encoding zinc finger BED domain-containing protein 5-like, coding for MLERLYELREEVIIFLDSQQKAALHDKFKSDSFQIILAYLVDIFESLNAVNLKLQGKNIHIISHHDTIRTFMAKLDLWKGRIQQGNAASFRNLDSGFAHGNLDPELKILIITHLSSLKAEFTKYFPDIDDMRESWKFIRNPFQCEFANVAEEIQEEFLELKFNSTAKDEFNDLDLETFWIKYHSVYPLISHQALRVLTMFGSTYLCETAFSTLTAIKTKYRNRLDVEDDLPKEKLPHTLAEKVILPSCSDNVCSMFEGKSAEKLTVVPVSDNAISRRICEISEHLEEMLIVRLQSGIDFVIQLHESTDIANCATQPVMK